In one Rutidosis leptorrhynchoides isolate AG116_Rl617_1_P2 chromosome 8, CSIRO_AGI_Rlap_v1, whole genome shotgun sequence genomic region, the following are encoded:
- the LOC139864310 gene encoding uncharacterized protein, which yields MKLGLWNFRRESLSLAGHKIGDKTAFWLEHWIGQDKLCNLFPRIFRLETVREVSIKDRIKATDSGLMFEWSWSREPNGRTNSELQAMIELLSGFSFANCPSDTWSWGLASNGTFTVKKLTNLLESNMLDRYSSQTGTLRNSLVPKKVEIFIWRVQKKRIPVRVELDKRDVDLHSLRCPLCDDGLESVEHSLVLCDRVRDLWTRIFKWWGIRISNPFNLCDLVEGINTSSMSEKGKRLWQAIVWIGLYHIWCLRNKTAFENKSWNIPMALSEIQSKTFEWIATRDKKHTYEWLNWITNPGDLLSSL from the coding sequence ATTGGAGATAAAACAGCATTCTGGTTGGAGCATTGGATTGGTCAGGATAAACTTTGCAATCTCTTCCCCAGGATATTCAGACTTGAAACGGTGAGGGAGGTCAGCATTAAGGATCGTATAAAAGCTACTGATTCGGGCCTTATGTTCGAGTGGAGCTGGAGCAGGGAGCCCAATGGGAGAACCAACAGTGAGTTGCAGGCCATGATTGAATTGCTGTCGGGTTTCTCGTTTGCGAACTGTCCATCAGATACATGGTCGTGGGGATTGGCGTCGAATGGTACGTTCACCGTTAAAAAGCTTACTAATCTTCTAGAGTCAAATATGTTGGATCGATACTCTTCACAAACAGGTACCTTAAGAAACTCGCTAGTGCCGAAAAAAGTAGAGATATTTATTTGGCGAGTCCAAAAAAAGAGAATCCCGGTAAGAGTGGAGTTAGACAAACGAGACGTCGACCTACATAGTTTGAGATGCCCATTGTGCGATGATGGATTGGAATCGGTGGAACACTCATTGGTCTTATGTGATAGGGTCAGAGATTTATGGACGCGGATTTTTAAATGGTGGGGGATCCGGATCTCTAACCCCTTCAATCTATGCGATTTGGTAGAAGGGATAAATACAAGCTCGATGTCGGAAAAGGGTAAAAGATTATGGCAAGCAATAGTTTGGATTGGTTTATATCACATTTGGTGCCTTAGAAACAAAACCGCTTTTGAAAACAAATCTTGGAACATACCGATGGCGCTTAGTGAGATTCAATCCAAGACGTTCGAATGGATAGCTACGAGAGACAAAAAGCATACGTATGAATGGCTAAATTGGATTACGAACCCAGGCGATCTCCTTTCTTCTTTGTAA